From a single Rhodococcus qingshengii JCM 15477 genomic region:
- a CDS encoding shikimate 5-dehydrogenase, translating to MTVDLNKDTLLCMSLSGRPSNIGTRFHNYLYEELGLNFVYKAFTTEDVPAAIAGIRALGIRGCGVSMPFKEQVIEHIDVMHDSASAIDSVNTIVNESGVLHAYNTDYQAVADLLRDNNVDTSLSVAVAGSGGMAKAVVAAVRDTGFTDVTVIARNQQVGSSLAKQYGFDWQAELGELRPGVLINATPIGMSGGAEADALSFPEHAVRAADVVFDVVAMPSKTPLIALATELGKTAITGASVIALQAAEQFVLYTGVRPSAEQIQRASEYSRA from the coding sequence ATGACCGTCGACCTCAACAAGGACACGCTCCTGTGCATGTCGCTCTCCGGGCGACCGAGCAACATCGGCACCAGATTTCACAATTACCTCTACGAAGAATTGGGCTTGAACTTCGTCTACAAAGCCTTCACCACCGAAGACGTGCCAGCCGCGATCGCAGGCATACGAGCACTCGGGATTCGAGGCTGTGGGGTGTCGATGCCGTTCAAGGAACAGGTCATCGAGCACATCGACGTCATGCATGATTCGGCCAGCGCCATCGACTCCGTCAACACGATCGTCAACGAGTCCGGAGTGCTGCACGCCTACAACACCGACTATCAGGCGGTGGCCGATCTACTGCGTGACAACAACGTCGACACGAGCCTGTCCGTCGCTGTCGCCGGCAGCGGTGGCATGGCAAAAGCAGTCGTCGCCGCGGTGCGCGACACCGGATTCACCGACGTCACCGTGATCGCCCGCAACCAGCAAGTGGGGTCATCGCTTGCGAAGCAGTACGGCTTCGACTGGCAGGCCGAACTCGGTGAGCTTCGTCCCGGTGTGCTGATCAACGCCACCCCGATCGGTATGTCCGGCGGCGCAGAAGCAGATGCACTGTCGTTCCCCGAGCACGCAGTGCGCGCAGCCGATGTCGTCTTCGACGTCGTCGCGATGCCTTCGAAGACGCCACTGATCGCGTTGGCGACCGAACTCGGCAAAACGGCGATCACAGGAGCGTCGGTCATTGCCCTTCAGGCCGCCGAGCAGTTCGTTCTCTACACCGGTGTGCGCCCGAGCGCGGAGCAGATCCAGCGAGCGTCGGAATACTCACGGGCGTAG
- a CDS encoding sulfurtransferase, whose amino-acid sequence MTLPVLIDVEELSALIEAGAAPRLLDVRWALGDSNGEQHFRDGHIPGAVFVNLDEELASPPSPDEGRHPLPSLEDLQDAARRWGIDDGDSVVLYDATGNTAAARGWWLLRWAGLSDVRLLDGGLQAWESAGLPLAAGIGESVSPGDVTFTGGNMPTVDIDRVGNWTSEGGVLLDARAGERYRGEVEPMDPVAGHIPGAVNAPTAENITGDGRFLDTTHLRERFAGLGVGDKVAVYCGSGVTAAHEIAALAIAGYDATLFPGSWSQWSNDSTRAVDTGA is encoded by the coding sequence ATGACACTTCCCGTGCTGATCGACGTCGAAGAACTGTCCGCTCTCATCGAGGCCGGCGCTGCGCCGCGATTGCTCGATGTCCGATGGGCGCTGGGTGATTCGAACGGCGAGCAGCATTTTCGCGACGGCCATATTCCCGGTGCGGTATTCGTGAACCTCGACGAGGAACTTGCCTCGCCGCCGTCGCCGGACGAGGGGAGGCATCCGCTGCCGAGTCTCGAAGACCTGCAGGACGCGGCGCGTCGTTGGGGAATCGACGACGGTGATTCGGTGGTGCTTTACGACGCCACCGGCAACACGGCCGCGGCCCGTGGTTGGTGGCTGCTGCGGTGGGCCGGACTCTCGGATGTCCGACTGCTCGACGGCGGGCTGCAGGCCTGGGAGTCCGCAGGACTGCCGTTGGCGGCCGGTATCGGCGAGTCCGTCAGCCCGGGCGACGTGACTTTCACCGGCGGCAACATGCCGACTGTCGACATCGACCGTGTCGGCAACTGGACGAGCGAGGGCGGTGTCCTTCTAGACGCCCGAGCCGGGGAGCGGTACCGCGGCGAGGTCGAGCCGATGGATCCCGTCGCAGGGCACATCCCCGGTGCGGTGAACGCGCCGACCGCCGAGAACATCACCGGCGACGGGCGATTCCTGGATACGACCCACCTGCGTGAGCGATTCGCCGGACTGGGCGTCGGAGACAAGGTGGCGGTGTACTGCGGATCCGGAGTGACTGCCGCGCACGAGATCGCGGCGCTCGCGATCGCTGGTTACGACGCGACGCTGTTCCCGGGCTCGTGGTCACAGTGGTCCAACGACAGCACTCGCGCCGTCGACACCGGAGCCTGA
- a CDS encoding DUF6328 family protein yields the protein MNETGETPPQQLARNFNELLQELRVALSGVQILFAFLLAVAFTERYEEASAYIRGIHLVTVILVAISFGFLMAPAVWHRMLFRRGHRENILPVANRFALCGIAFLAASMTGTVLLIAEVAVGGVAAKVLAACAAIMFTALWFLVPSFIDRTKS from the coding sequence GTGAACGAGACCGGGGAGACTCCACCTCAACAACTCGCGCGGAACTTCAACGAGTTGTTGCAAGAACTGCGCGTCGCGCTCTCTGGTGTGCAGATCCTGTTTGCCTTCCTGCTGGCCGTGGCATTCACCGAACGCTACGAGGAAGCGTCGGCGTACATCCGCGGCATCCACTTGGTGACGGTGATCCTTGTTGCCATCTCGTTCGGGTTCCTGATGGCACCCGCGGTCTGGCATCGCATGCTTTTCCGCCGTGGGCACCGCGAGAACATATTGCCCGTGGCCAACCGATTCGCCCTGTGCGGCATAGCCTTTCTGGCCGCCTCCATGACCGGCACGGTCCTGTTGATCGCCGAGGTCGCCGTCGGCGGAGTTGCCGCAAAGGTTTTGGCAGCGTGCGCCGCGATCATGTTCACGGCGCTGTGGTTTCTCGTGCCGTCATTCATCGATCGCACCAAGAGCTGA
- a CDS encoding site-specific integrase: MSTAVKHMTRPERFEVTPVPHSRIRQLHKQFPPREGELWWPHTAASAEEVEARLNCSVLAEAAVTTRAGRHRGVIKILTWLASVPGDTWQARWLASGAENIRGSRYGATTSWADLPVEWIAGHGRPVRHDRNDLAAGLLMLLCLDVIRPQLPWMLSRAHPFLAPMMAKLRDPDGFARLDELAATQPDTSRDDARIAATRIATLLVSKGGTVAEITVGDCVELIETMAQVHSRRGQKKIDFYLRLRAMGIFPEDAPHSIRAFGAPVGQLTIEQLVDRYPIENQPIRALLIDYLRERQPALDYTSLNSRARGLAGLFWSRVETLAPGIDTLALPPDVARAWKDDLRSITRTAVDAAGRKHETTSPRKNYKDNLLQVRAFYLDLAHWAVEDPARWAQWVAPCPISDAEVKRGKELKHRKARMDQRTRERLPVLSQLVRSAADRRAAAAALLVAAQNTEPGEVIAGTDGELRRSLIRRGTGRVVWADNTVTGVRRDLTYEDEEAFWAFATIEVLRLSGIRHEELLELSHHSITEYRLPSTGELVPLLQIAPSKTDTERLILVSPELAEVLSAVVQRSRQPNGSIPLVAAYDTQEKLWNPPMPLLFQRGIGNERRAIPPSFVRKLLINALTVAALTDASGDPLMFQPHDFRRIFVTDAIMNGLPPHIAQVICGHKTIDTTMGYKAVYPSETIEAHRAFIARRRSMRPSEEYRTPTDEEWDAFLSHFEKRKVSVGTCARSFGTPCIHEHACVRCSLLRPDPTQRGRLEEIRDNLEARIIEAKQEGWLGEVEGLQVSYTGVRDKIAQVDATMKRGSATTDLGMPGFGSISGRTST, translated from the coding sequence GTGAGCACTGCCGTCAAGCACATGACCCGCCCGGAACGCTTCGAGGTCACACCGGTGCCGCATTCGAGGATTCGCCAACTGCACAAACAGTTTCCACCACGCGAAGGTGAACTCTGGTGGCCGCACACCGCTGCCTCTGCTGAGGAGGTCGAGGCCCGACTGAACTGCTCGGTGCTTGCTGAGGCTGCGGTCACCACCCGAGCCGGACGGCACCGGGGCGTGATCAAGATACTGACCTGGTTGGCTTCGGTGCCAGGCGATACCTGGCAAGCCCGGTGGCTCGCCAGCGGCGCCGAGAACATCCGCGGGTCTCGTTACGGCGCGACAACCTCCTGGGCCGATCTCCCGGTGGAATGGATTGCCGGACACGGGCGCCCTGTCAGACATGATCGCAACGACCTGGCTGCAGGACTGCTGATGTTGCTGTGCCTGGACGTGATCCGGCCGCAGTTGCCGTGGATGCTCTCCCGGGCGCACCCGTTTCTCGCGCCGATGATGGCAAAGCTGCGAGATCCGGACGGATTCGCGCGGTTGGACGAGCTTGCTGCCACTCAGCCGGATACCTCGCGAGACGATGCACGAATCGCAGCGACCAGAATCGCGACCCTGCTGGTATCCAAAGGCGGGACGGTCGCGGAGATCACTGTCGGCGATTGCGTGGAGCTGATCGAAACGATGGCGCAGGTGCACTCCCGCCGCGGTCAGAAGAAGATCGATTTCTACCTGCGACTACGTGCGATGGGCATCTTTCCCGAGGATGCACCACACAGCATCCGTGCGTTCGGCGCTCCGGTCGGACAGTTGACGATCGAACAACTCGTCGACCGCTACCCGATCGAGAACCAACCGATCCGAGCTTTGCTCATCGACTATCTGCGCGAGCGTCAACCCGCGCTGGACTACACCAGTCTCAACTCTCGTGCCCGAGGACTCGCCGGGCTGTTCTGGAGCCGCGTCGAGACACTCGCCCCCGGTATCGACACCCTGGCGCTGCCGCCTGACGTTGCCCGAGCATGGAAGGACGACCTGAGATCGATCACACGCACCGCCGTCGACGCGGCGGGACGAAAGCACGAAACAACTTCGCCCCGAAAGAATTACAAAGACAATCTGTTGCAAGTGCGTGCGTTCTATCTCGACCTCGCGCACTGGGCCGTCGAAGATCCGGCACGCTGGGCGCAGTGGGTGGCGCCCTGCCCGATCAGCGACGCCGAGGTCAAAAGAGGCAAGGAACTCAAACACCGTAAAGCGCGGATGGATCAGCGCACTCGCGAGCGATTGCCTGTCCTGTCGCAGTTGGTTCGGTCCGCAGCTGACCGCCGCGCGGCCGCAGCGGCTCTACTTGTTGCGGCGCAGAACACCGAACCAGGTGAGGTGATCGCGGGAACCGACGGAGAACTGCGACGATCCTTGATCCGTCGGGGAACTGGCCGCGTCGTATGGGCCGACAATACTGTTACCGGTGTTCGCCGCGATCTCACCTACGAGGACGAGGAAGCATTCTGGGCATTCGCCACTATCGAAGTGTTGCGGCTCAGCGGTATCCGTCATGAAGAGCTCCTCGAGCTCAGTCACCACAGCATCACCGAATATCGACTACCTAGTACCGGTGAACTGGTTCCGCTGCTGCAGATAGCTCCATCGAAGACCGATACCGAGCGGCTGATCTTGGTCAGTCCCGAGCTTGCGGAAGTCCTCAGTGCGGTAGTTCAGCGTTCGCGGCAACCCAACGGATCGATACCGCTCGTGGCTGCCTACGATACGCAGGAGAAGCTGTGGAATCCGCCGATGCCGCTGCTCTTTCAGCGGGGAATCGGAAACGAACGCCGAGCGATCCCACCGAGTTTCGTCCGCAAGCTCCTCATCAATGCGCTCACCGTGGCAGCTCTCACCGATGCCAGTGGCGATCCGTTGATGTTTCAGCCCCACGACTTCCGGCGAATATTCGTCACCGACGCGATCATGAACGGCCTGCCACCCCATATCGCACAGGTTATTTGCGGGCACAAGACAATTGACACGACGATGGGCTACAAGGCCGTCTACCCCTCGGAAACGATCGAAGCGCATCGAGCGTTCATCGCGCGTCGTCGTTCGATGAGACCCAGTGAGGAATACCGGACACCGACCGACGAGGAATGGGATGCGTTCTTGTCTCATTTCGAGAAGCGGAAAGTATCGGTCGGGACCTGCGCACGGTCGTTCGGCACACCCTGCATCCATGAGCATGCTTGCGTCAGATGCTCACTCCTGCGGCCGGATCCAACGCAGCGAGGCAGGCTCGAAGAAATCCGAGACAACCTCGAAGCCCGCATCATCGAAGCCAAACAGGAAGGCTGGCTGGGTGAAGTCGAAGGACTGCAGGTCAGCTACACCGGAGTCAGGGACAAGATCGCACAGGTCGATGCCACGATGAAACGAGGATCGGCAACAACTGACCTCGGAATGCCTGGATTCGGATCGATCTCGGGAAGGACTTCCACATGA
- a CDS encoding TetR/AcrR family transcriptional regulator C-terminal domain-containing protein, producing MPRPTQPILSTRNITDAALDAVDATGDFTMPGIAKQLNVTPSSLYTHISGRSEIVELMRIRVMSSISVPHPPPGWSERISAWGWAYRRAAVEHWRLIPLLMTRSVRTEVTFDIDTALVQAFSDGGFDPTDTRHAISTLDSLVLGSVVKLSTPDVAWTQSSNPSEVTREATTPLRTDDTFDFGLRTLIAGWMAQRVVRLYTEPHSDSDVTSR from the coding sequence ATGCCGCGTCCCACCCAGCCGATACTGTCCACGCGAAACATCACCGACGCGGCTCTGGATGCTGTCGACGCGACCGGCGACTTCACCATGCCCGGGATCGCCAAGCAATTGAACGTGACTCCGTCTTCGCTCTACACACATATTTCGGGTCGATCCGAGATCGTCGAACTCATGCGCATCCGCGTGATGTCGTCGATCTCTGTCCCCCACCCACCCCCAGGATGGAGCGAACGGATCAGCGCGTGGGGGTGGGCCTATCGCCGAGCTGCCGTCGAACATTGGCGCCTCATCCCGCTACTCATGACACGCAGCGTCCGCACCGAGGTGACTTTTGATATCGATACTGCACTGGTTCAAGCATTTTCGGACGGCGGTTTCGATCCGACCGACACTCGTCACGCAATCTCCACGCTGGACAGTTTGGTTCTCGGATCCGTCGTGAAACTCTCAACGCCGGATGTCGCGTGGACTCAATCCTCCAACCCGAGCGAGGTCACGCGCGAGGCTACGACCCCGCTGCGAACCGACGACACGTTCGACTTCGGCCTGCGAACCCTGATCGCCGGATGGATGGCTCAACGCGTTGTTCGTCTGTATACCGAACCTCATTCGGATTCCGACGTCACTTCACGGTGA
- a CDS encoding metal-dependent hydrolase family protein yields MSVVWLTGATIIDGTGADPIENCAVAVENGRISALGGTPPTGAEVLDCAGLTITPGLIDAHVHLGGSSDLAPSLRRQISVAELAADMFATCASTLDGGFTTVRDCGGIDGGLAGVVASGKIPGPRIIQCGPIQCQTGGHGHLAAEWEPTSDWSDHDIPGLRCMSLLSDGPHEMRKNVRETFRRGADFLKLCVTGGVVSTHDKLTDTQFTVDEIEVAVEEANARGTYVTVHAHNNEGIRNAVTAGAKCVEHGSDIDDETAKLMAEHDVALVPTLAVVQALSDSAASAGLPESISARIGQMMQGQIDGLLAARNAGVRVGLGSDLIGTDQTGRGMELVLRAKVETPMDALVSATRINAGILGIADEVGTIEVGKFADLVAFRGNPLTDPSIFADRERIALVIQSGRVVKDCR; encoded by the coding sequence ATGTCTGTCGTATGGCTGACCGGTGCAACGATCATCGACGGGACAGGCGCCGACCCGATCGAGAACTGCGCTGTTGCTGTGGAAAACGGGCGCATCAGTGCACTCGGTGGCACGCCACCCACGGGGGCGGAGGTGCTGGACTGCGCTGGGCTGACAATCACGCCCGGCCTCATCGACGCACACGTTCATCTCGGTGGATCGAGCGATCTCGCACCGAGCCTGCGGCGTCAGATCTCGGTAGCCGAGCTCGCTGCAGACATGTTCGCGACCTGCGCATCGACCCTCGACGGGGGATTCACCACTGTTCGTGACTGCGGCGGAATCGACGGTGGACTCGCCGGAGTTGTCGCCTCGGGCAAGATTCCGGGTCCGCGGATCATTCAGTGCGGCCCGATCCAGTGCCAGACCGGTGGACACGGACACCTGGCGGCCGAATGGGAGCCGACTTCGGACTGGTCCGATCATGACATCCCCGGATTACGGTGTATGTCTCTGCTTTCCGACGGTCCGCACGAAATGCGAAAGAACGTTCGCGAGACGTTCCGCAGGGGTGCGGACTTCCTCAAACTGTGTGTTACCGGGGGAGTGGTATCCACTCATGACAAGCTCACCGATACCCAGTTCACGGTCGACGAGATCGAAGTTGCCGTCGAGGAAGCCAATGCGCGCGGTACCTATGTCACGGTGCATGCTCACAACAACGAGGGAATCCGTAACGCTGTCACTGCCGGCGCGAAATGCGTCGAGCACGGCTCTGATATCGACGACGAGACCGCCAAGTTGATGGCCGAGCACGACGTCGCCTTGGTGCCGACGTTGGCTGTGGTGCAGGCGCTCTCGGACAGCGCGGCGTCAGCAGGCCTACCCGAATCGATTTCGGCTCGGATCGGCCAGATGATGCAGGGTCAGATCGACGGGCTTCTTGCTGCTCGAAATGCCGGCGTCAGAGTGGGCTTGGGATCGGACCTCATCGGTACCGATCAAACGGGCCGTGGGATGGAGTTGGTCCTGCGCGCCAAGGTCGAAACACCCATGGATGCACTGGTTTCCGCTACCCGGATCAACGCCGGCATTCTCGGAATCGCCGACGAGGTCGGCACCATCGAAGTCGGTAAGTTCGCCGACCTCGTTGCCTTCCGCGGCAATCCGTTGACGGATCCCTCGATCTTTGCCGATCGTGAGCGGATCGCACTCGTCATCCAGAGTGGGCGAGTGGTGAAGGACTGCCGCTAG
- a CDS encoding LysE family translocator, which produces MSVGQWLAFGSLLSIVLFTPGPDFVLILRHSLADRRTGAVVAAGVISGLFVHTAAASLGLSALVATRPQLLSALTYAGAAYLTWLGISAIRSAFKARASDEGIPAAKEPIAVTTAFRYGFLSNLLNPKALLFFLGLLPQFIEPGEGAGLRTLMLAGATVVAAALWWAIVVVLAAGAGKKLRRPGVGKRIDVVTGVLLVGLGAFFGVA; this is translated from the coding sequence ATGAGTGTCGGTCAATGGCTCGCTTTCGGCTCCCTGCTATCCATCGTCCTGTTCACGCCGGGACCGGATTTTGTCCTGATCCTGCGTCATTCTCTGGCAGATCGTCGGACCGGCGCGGTGGTGGCCGCCGGTGTGATTTCCGGGCTCTTCGTTCACACCGCTGCCGCGTCACTTGGTCTCTCCGCACTTGTGGCAACACGGCCGCAGTTGCTCTCCGCGCTCACCTACGCCGGGGCGGCATATCTGACCTGGCTCGGCATCTCCGCGATTCGAAGTGCTTTCAAGGCCCGAGCCTCGGACGAGGGAATTCCGGCAGCGAAAGAACCGATCGCGGTCACCACAGCATTTCGCTACGGCTTCCTCTCGAACCTGCTGAACCCGAAGGCGCTGTTGTTCTTTCTCGGGCTACTCCCGCAATTCATCGAGCCGGGTGAAGGCGCAGGGCTGCGCACGTTGATGTTGGCGGGCGCGACGGTGGTCGCCGCGGCGCTGTGGTGGGCGATCGTGGTGGTGTTGGCAGCCGGAGCCGGCAAGAAGCTGCGTCGCCCTGGCGTCGGCAAGCGAATCGACGTGGTGACGGGAGTGTTGTTGGTGGGTCTCGGTGCCTTCTTCGGGGTTGCATGA
- a CDS encoding benzoate/H(+) symporter BenE family transporter, which translates to MSDSTETTEPEAVRSNSQPMSAGIVTALVGFTSSFAVVLTGLAAVGADATEAASGLLVLCVTQALGMLWLSRRYRMPITLAWSTPGAALLAGAGAVEGGWPAAVGAFVVVGIAIVLTGLWPTLGRIISAIPTPLAQAMLAGVLMPLCLAPIIAVRDAPAAVAPVILVWLAAQRFSKRWAVPLAFLTAAIVIGISLVTSDRTLDAGAMIPRIDLTAPSWTWQAMIGIAVPLYIVTMASQNIPGVAVMNSFGYTVPWRPSMIVTGIGTIVGAPAGGHAINLAAISAALAAAPTAHPDPKRRWIAAFTAGWAYLVLAAGAAAVAALVAAAPAGVVETVAGLALLATLAGALTSALSEASEREGAVVTFLIAASGVSILGIGSAFWALLVGLIVRAVLQGTTLPPLSRKSSLQSKP; encoded by the coding sequence ATGTCGGACTCCACAGAAACCACCGAACCGGAAGCCGTTCGCAGCAACTCACAACCGATGAGCGCAGGCATCGTCACGGCCCTCGTCGGCTTCACCAGTTCGTTCGCGGTGGTGCTCACCGGGCTCGCCGCCGTCGGTGCGGACGCAACCGAGGCGGCGTCCGGTCTGTTGGTTCTGTGCGTGACCCAAGCGTTGGGAATGCTCTGGCTCTCACGCCGGTATCGGATGCCGATCACCCTCGCCTGGTCGACGCCCGGTGCCGCTCTGCTCGCCGGCGCGGGTGCGGTCGAGGGTGGGTGGCCGGCCGCGGTCGGCGCCTTCGTCGTCGTGGGAATCGCGATAGTGCTGACCGGATTGTGGCCGACGCTCGGAAGGATCATCTCGGCAATCCCGACGCCCCTCGCGCAGGCGATGCTCGCCGGAGTTCTGATGCCGCTGTGCCTGGCGCCGATCATCGCCGTCCGGGACGCACCGGCAGCGGTCGCACCGGTCATCCTGGTCTGGCTTGCGGCGCAACGCTTCTCCAAGCGATGGGCGGTTCCGCTCGCGTTTCTCACCGCAGCGATCGTGATCGGGATCAGCCTCGTCACGTCGGATCGCACGCTCGACGCCGGCGCCATGATCCCCCGCATCGATCTCACCGCGCCGTCGTGGACCTGGCAGGCGATGATCGGCATCGCCGTTCCGCTCTACATCGTCACGATGGCTTCGCAGAACATTCCCGGTGTGGCGGTGATGAATTCGTTCGGATACACCGTTCCCTGGCGACCGTCAATGATCGTGACGGGTATCGGCACCATCGTCGGCGCTCCGGCCGGTGGCCACGCGATCAACCTCGCGGCGATCAGCGCAGCCCTGGCCGCCGCCCCCACCGCACATCCGGATCCCAAACGCCGATGGATCGCTGCCTTCACCGCAGGCTGGGCGTATCTCGTTCTCGCTGCGGGCGCGGCCGCCGTGGCCGCCTTGGTAGCTGCCGCTCCGGCCGGCGTCGTGGAAACTGTTGCCGGACTGGCACTCCTGGCAACACTGGCCGGCGCCCTCACTTCGGCGCTGAGCGAGGCGAGTGAACGTGAAGGCGCCGTGGTCACGTTTCTGATCGCCGCATCCGGCGTCAGTATCCTGGGAATCGGTTCGGCATTCTGGGCACTGTTGGTGGGACTGATCGTGCGCGCCGTCCTACAGGGCACCACCCTGCCCCCACTCTCGCGAAAGTCCTCACTACAGTCGAAGCCGTGA
- a CDS encoding molybdopterin-dependent oxidoreductase: MVTQNIDEHPSTESRPPRRRWAAHAISGVLAAAVVLGVGELVALPINPDASPFYAVGATTVDRTPAWAREFAIDTFGTNDKPALFIGMSILIVLLGAVAGLLERRRRPIGSVILVLLGAVGVYAAMQRPTADAMYVFPTLVGVVAGVATLRLLITQLEVPLSPGVADSWLPRRQFLLLAGAALAVAAAAGAAGKFVGQRIAGAVANREDFVVPTAADPAPPIPAGADIGISGASTYITPNDDFYRIDTALLVPQLTTDSWELRIHGMVDREMTLSFDDLVARTPIERVITLTCVSNEVGGVLAGNAKWIGYPMKDLLDEVGVHPDADMLLSTSVDGFTVGTPVEIVTDGRDAILAVAMNGEPLPFEHGYPVRQVVPGLYGFVSATKWVTEWELTRFDKVEAYWTQRGWGAQAPIKTSSRIEVPAALAPIEPGQVLVAGTAWAQHRGIEKVEVRVDNGEWQPATLAQEYSIDTWRQWSWMWDAGSGLHTVQVRATDLDGNVQVEERTPPIPGGATGWHTRSFTVK, encoded by the coding sequence ATGGTCACACAGAACATCGACGAGCACCCGAGCACCGAATCTCGTCCACCGCGTCGTAGATGGGCTGCTCACGCGATCTCCGGGGTCTTGGCCGCGGCTGTCGTCCTGGGCGTCGGTGAACTGGTTGCGTTGCCGATCAACCCGGACGCGTCGCCCTTCTACGCGGTAGGTGCGACTACCGTCGACCGAACGCCGGCGTGGGCTCGCGAGTTCGCGATCGACACTTTCGGTACCAATGACAAGCCGGCGCTGTTCATCGGAATGTCGATCTTGATCGTTCTGCTCGGTGCGGTGGCCGGGCTCCTGGAACGGCGACGCCGCCCGATCGGCAGCGTCATTCTCGTTCTTCTGGGCGCGGTTGGTGTGTATGCGGCGATGCAGCGCCCGACTGCCGATGCGATGTACGTGTTCCCGACGTTGGTCGGTGTGGTGGCGGGCGTCGCAACCTTGCGGTTGCTGATCACACAACTCGAAGTGCCGCTCTCGCCGGGCGTCGCCGACTCGTGGTTGCCTCGTCGTCAGTTCCTTCTGCTGGCAGGTGCGGCGTTGGCAGTGGCTGCGGCAGCGGGTGCGGCCGGGAAGTTCGTGGGGCAGAGAATCGCCGGAGCAGTAGCGAATCGTGAAGATTTTGTCGTGCCCACCGCCGCTGACCCGGCGCCGCCGATTCCGGCGGGTGCGGACATCGGGATTTCGGGTGCATCGACGTACATCACGCCCAACGACGACTTCTACCGAATCGACACGGCTCTCCTCGTTCCGCAATTGACGACGGATTCGTGGGAACTGCGGATTCACGGAATGGTGGACCGGGAGATGACGTTGTCGTTCGACGATCTGGTGGCGCGAACGCCCATCGAGCGGGTCATCACGCTGACGTGTGTTTCCAACGAGGTGGGCGGCGTTCTGGCCGGAAACGCGAAGTGGATCGGTTATCCCATGAAGGACCTGCTCGACGAAGTCGGTGTCCATCCCGACGCCGACATGCTCCTCTCGACCAGCGTCGACGGCTTCACAGTCGGCACCCCGGTCGAGATAGTCACCGACGGCCGTGACGCGATTCTCGCCGTGGCGATGAACGGTGAGCCGTTGCCGTTCGAGCACGGTTATCCCGTTCGGCAGGTAGTTCCCGGCCTGTACGGTTTCGTCTCCGCCACCAAGTGGGTGACGGAGTGGGAACTCACGCGTTTCGACAAGGTCGAGGCCTATTGGACCCAGCGCGGTTGGGGTGCGCAGGCACCGATCAAGACGTCGTCGCGTATCGAGGTGCCGGCAGCTTTGGCGCCGATCGAGCCGGGACAGGTGCTGGTGGCGGGAACTGCTTGGGCGCAGCATCGCGGGATCGAGAAGGTCGAGGTTCGCGTCGACAACGGTGAATGGCAACCGGCGACGCTGGCTCAGGAGTACTCGATCGACACGTGGCGTCAATGGTCCTGGATGTGGGACGCGGGCTCAGGTTTGCACACCGTGCAGGTCAGAGCGACGGATTTGGACGGGAACGTTCAGGTGGAAGAGCGCACTCCGCCGATTCCCGGTGGCGCCACGGGATGGCACACCAGGTCGTTCACCGTGAAGTGA
- a CDS encoding Lrp/AsnC family transcriptional regulator, whose translation MTKNEPLDPVDWKILAELQNDASITNKVLADRVGLATSSCHERVRRLRANGTISGIHAVVDPAAVGRSMQAIIAVQLRPHRRDLVDRFTADALALPETLALFNVSGPEDFFLHVAVRDSAHLQRVLIDHLAAHPEVWHAQTHLIYGKAVTSPIRPDR comes from the coding sequence ATGACGAAGAATGAGCCTCTGGATCCGGTGGACTGGAAGATTTTGGCCGAATTGCAGAACGACGCGTCGATCACCAACAAGGTGTTGGCCGATCGAGTCGGCTTGGCGACGTCCTCGTGCCACGAGCGCGTACGACGCCTACGCGCCAACGGCACGATCAGCGGCATCCATGCGGTTGTCGATCCGGCAGCCGTTGGCCGGTCGATGCAGGCGATCATCGCCGTTCAATTGCGACCACACCGCCGCGACCTCGTCGACCGCTTCACAGCCGACGCGCTCGCATTGCCGGAAACCCTTGCCCTCTTCAACGTCTCGGGCCCGGAGGATTTCTTCCTCCACGTCGCGGTCCGCGACAGTGCTCATCTACAACGGGTACTGATCGACCACCTCGCCGCGCACCCCGAGGTCTGGCACGCCCAAACGCACCTCATCTACGGCAAAGCGGTCACCTCGCCCATCCGACCGGACAGGTAA